A single Anatilimnocola floriformis DNA region contains:
- a CDS encoding SGNH/GDSL hydrolase family protein, with translation MLCWFSSRLRTLAAFAFFLTLAISAASADEFFFKDGDRVMFLGDSITEQHQYTAELESYLTTRFPKWRLSFLNSGIGGDSAGGGAGRFKTHVLDEKPTAVTINFGMNDGGYGKFNQGSCDNFIKNTEKMLDAAKAAGVRVALISPNAVDRRYKSNGAEYLETQKEFYAPLAKSAEKYGIAFADQYTKTRAAFEKMEADKADNVKPFGDGFHTSPPGGLQMAHAILTGLKAPAVVSDVTIDVPSSKISETSCKVTGLAADPTGVEFTRLDEALPMPLEPDYASLLPYLNNLKDLNWYGLKVTGLTSGKYSVVIDGVEVAQHTAEELAQGVNLGNVTKGPVYAQAKKVRDAIGAKNKIVHDRFRNVVMYNAPEWLADVAAERKAAVLQKKSEQIAAAQASIYEAVQPVKHQFAVKAVK, from the coding sequence ATGTTGTGTTGGTTTTCTTCCCGCTTGCGAACGCTCGCTGCGTTTGCGTTTTTCCTGACGCTCGCTATTTCAGCCGCATCCGCTGACGAGTTCTTTTTCAAGGACGGCGACCGCGTGATGTTTCTCGGCGACAGCATTACCGAGCAGCATCAATACACGGCTGAACTCGAATCGTATCTCACGACCCGCTTTCCCAAGTGGCGACTGTCGTTCTTGAACTCCGGCATCGGCGGCGACTCGGCTGGCGGCGGCGCGGGCCGCTTCAAGACCCACGTGCTCGACGAAAAGCCGACCGCGGTCACCATCAACTTCGGCATGAACGACGGCGGCTACGGCAAATTCAACCAAGGTAGCTGCGACAACTTCATCAAGAACACCGAAAAGATGCTCGATGCCGCGAAGGCCGCCGGCGTGCGCGTGGCGCTGATCTCGCCCAACGCTGTCGATCGCCGCTACAAGTCGAATGGCGCGGAATATCTCGAAACGCAGAAGGAGTTCTATGCTCCGCTGGCGAAGAGCGCCGAGAAGTACGGCATTGCCTTTGCCGATCAATACACCAAGACCCGCGCTGCTTTCGAAAAGATGGAAGCCGACAAAGCCGACAACGTTAAACCGTTCGGCGACGGCTTTCACACCTCACCGCCGGGCGGCCTGCAGATGGCCCATGCAATTTTGACCGGGCTGAAAGCCCCTGCCGTGGTGAGCGATGTGACCATCGACGTCCCCAGCAGCAAAATCAGCGAAACCTCCTGCAAAGTTACCGGCTTGGCCGCCGATCCGACCGGCGTTGAGTTCACTCGTCTCGACGAAGCGCTGCCGATGCCACTGGAGCCCGACTACGCTTCGTTGTTGCCGTACCTCAATAACCTCAAGGACCTCAATTGGTACGGCTTGAAAGTCACCGGCCTCACTTCGGGCAAGTACTCGGTCGTCATCGATGGCGTGGAAGTGGCTCAGCACACGGCTGAGGAACTCGCCCAGGGTGTGAACCTCGGCAATGTCACCAAGGGCCCGGTGTACGCGCAGGCCAAGAAGGTGCGCGATGCCATCGGCGCCAAGAACAAGATTGTTCACGATCGCTTCCGCAACGTGGTGATGTACAACGCACCGGAATGGCTGGCCGATGTCGCTGCCGAACGGAAGGCCGCCGTGCTCCAAAAGAAGTCGGAACAAATCGCTGCCGCCCAAGCTTCTATCTATGAAGCCGTGCAACCGGTGAAGCACCAGTTCGCCGTCAAGGCAGTGAAGTAG
- a CDS encoding alpha/beta hydrolase, with translation MLVFVGSISLPAQELPPLKKDIEFAKVGDVSLKLDAFVPAGDGPFPTCILVHGGGFINGTKQHYITPLFQPLSKAGFTWFTIDYRLAPAHRWPACADDVTTAVRWVREHAAEYKVDPKRIALIGESAGGHLVSWVGAQNEKDKLGLAAVVPIYAPHDLEFQVKSKDMLGKSMTALLGLEELNDDAWKKLRETSVTTNLPGKLPPYLLIHGTKDEQVPYEQSTRFQKQTQALGNRCDLITIEGGGHGMGGWDKLNSDYRDQLVAWLNMTLAPAATSAPAAPAAPFPGKQSEWNEFKRYDFEIGGKNVLVVAPKEAAAGQPWVWHGEFFGHKPAPDIALLKRGFHIVYLSVPNMLGSPKAVAHWNDCYAEMTGKHGLSPKVSLVGLSRGGLYCYNWAIANPDKVACIYADAAVCDFRSWPGGKQLGDNWKGKGSPGDWKLVLEQWGFKDNAEAIAYTKNPVDNLEPLAKAKVPLLHVYGDADDVVPWEENTGVIAERYKKLGGEIVLIPKAGVGHHPHGLTDSTPIVEFIAKHGSIAQPAVTSQGRRVSVQINPTGVEGELAMSVDFNFWVPKSFEPIRGIIVHQHGCGVGACEGGRTAADDLHWQALAAKWNCALVGPSYRQQESQNCRLWSDPRNGSEAAFLSAIDLAAKAVKRPELKTAPWCLWGHSGGGSWASIMQARHPDRVVAVWYRSGTAFPAWEKGDIAKPELTAAVYRTPAMLNPGAKENGDARFKGAWDGSIAMFNAYREKGAPIGFAPDPRTSHECGDSRYLAIPFFDTCLSLRLPAADSDDNSQLHDIDLKAGWLAKLNTDTAVAAADFQGEEKQAVWLPGKEFAAAWTEYVKTGAVSDTTKPPAATNVVAQEQFDSTWRVTWDVSADFESGLQKFIILRNGKEIAQLPEKPTGKFGRPLFQPMSYHDTPTPDARYGAGLSLLEFIDKDLPIVSGDRLPEYRIVVVNSVGLQSSPSETATIRNN, from the coding sequence ATGTTGGTTTTTGTTGGAAGCATTTCACTTCCCGCTCAGGAACTTCCGCCGCTCAAAAAGGATATCGAGTTCGCCAAGGTGGGCGATGTCAGTCTGAAGCTCGATGCCTTTGTACCCGCCGGCGACGGGCCGTTTCCCACGTGCATCCTGGTGCACGGTGGCGGCTTCATTAATGGCACGAAACAGCACTACATCACGCCCCTGTTTCAGCCACTTTCCAAGGCTGGTTTTACCTGGTTCACGATCGATTATCGGCTCGCGCCGGCTCATCGCTGGCCAGCGTGTGCCGATGATGTGACCACGGCTGTTCGCTGGGTTCGCGAGCACGCTGCCGAGTACAAGGTCGATCCCAAACGGATCGCCCTCATCGGCGAATCGGCCGGCGGCCACTTGGTTTCCTGGGTCGGCGCGCAGAATGAAAAAGACAAGCTCGGCCTGGCCGCGGTCGTGCCGATCTACGCGCCGCACGATCTCGAATTTCAAGTGAAGTCCAAAGACATGCTCGGCAAGAGCATGACCGCGCTGCTCGGCTTAGAAGAACTGAACGACGATGCCTGGAAGAAGCTCCGCGAGACTTCGGTCACGACAAACCTGCCCGGCAAATTGCCACCGTACCTGCTGATTCACGGCACCAAGGACGAACAGGTTCCCTACGAACAATCGACTCGCTTTCAAAAGCAAACCCAGGCCCTCGGCAACCGCTGCGACCTGATCACCATCGAAGGTGGCGGTCACGGCATGGGTGGCTGGGACAAGCTGAACAGCGACTATCGCGATCAACTGGTTGCCTGGCTGAACATGACTCTCGCCCCTGCCGCCACGTCAGCACCGGCCGCGCCTGCTGCACCCTTCCCCGGCAAACAATCGGAATGGAACGAGTTCAAGCGTTACGACTTTGAAATCGGCGGCAAGAATGTCCTCGTCGTCGCGCCCAAAGAAGCCGCCGCGGGCCAGCCCTGGGTCTGGCATGGCGAGTTCTTTGGCCACAAGCCAGCGCCGGACATCGCGTTGCTGAAACGCGGCTTTCATATTGTCTACCTCAGCGTGCCAAACATGCTCGGCTCGCCGAAGGCCGTCGCTCATTGGAACGACTGCTACGCCGAGATGACGGGCAAGCACGGCTTGTCGCCGAAGGTCTCGCTCGTCGGGCTCAGTCGCGGCGGACTCTATTGCTACAACTGGGCCATAGCGAACCCCGACAAGGTCGCCTGCATCTATGCCGACGCTGCGGTCTGCGACTTCCGCAGTTGGCCTGGCGGCAAGCAACTGGGCGACAACTGGAAAGGCAAAGGGAGCCCCGGCGATTGGAAGCTGGTGCTCGAGCAATGGGGCTTCAAAGACAACGCCGAAGCCATCGCCTACACCAAAAATCCTGTCGACAATCTGGAGCCGCTCGCCAAAGCCAAGGTGCCACTGCTGCACGTCTATGGCGATGCCGACGACGTCGTGCCGTGGGAAGAAAACACCGGCGTGATTGCCGAACGCTATAAAAAACTCGGCGGCGAAATCGTCCTCATTCCCAAAGCCGGTGTGGGCCATCATCCGCACGGTTTGACCGATTCAACTCCGATTGTCGAATTCATTGCCAAGCATGGCTCGATCGCCCAGCCCGCCGTCACTTCCCAGGGACGGCGAGTCAGTGTGCAGATTAATCCGACCGGCGTCGAAGGCGAACTCGCGATGTCGGTCGACTTCAACTTCTGGGTGCCGAAGTCGTTCGAACCCATCCGTGGCATCATCGTGCATCAGCATGGCTGCGGCGTGGGCGCCTGCGAAGGTGGCCGCACCGCCGCTGACGATCTCCATTGGCAAGCGCTCGCCGCCAAGTGGAACTGTGCCCTCGTCGGCCCGTCTTACCGCCAGCAAGAATCACAGAACTGCCGCCTCTGGTCCGATCCCCGCAACGGCAGCGAAGCCGCGTTTCTCTCGGCCATCGACCTTGCCGCGAAAGCCGTCAAACGCCCCGAACTGAAAACCGCCCCCTGGTGCCTGTGGGGACACTCCGGCGGCGGCAGCTGGGCCAGCATCATGCAGGCCCGCCATCCCGATCGCGTGGTCGCCGTTTGGTATCGCTCGGGCACTGCTTTTCCCGCCTGGGAAAAGGGCGACATCGCCAAACCAGAACTAACCGCCGCCGTCTATCGCACGCCGGCCATGCTCAATCCCGGCGCAAAAGAAAACGGCGATGCCCGCTTCAAGGGAGCCTGGGACGGCTCGATTGCCATGTTCAACGCCTATCGCGAAAAGGGAGCCCCGATCGGTTTCGCCCCTGATCCGCGCACCAGTCACGAGTGCGGCGATTCGCGCTACCTCGCCATTCCTTTTTTTGACACTTGCCTCTCACTCCGTCTGCCCGCCGCCGACAGCGATGACAACAGTCAGCTGCACGACATCGACTTGAAAGCGGGTTGGCTGGCCAAACTCAACACCGACACTGCAGTCGCCGCCGCCGATTTCCAAGGCGAAGAAAAGCAAGCCGTTTGGCTCCCCGGCAAAGAGTTCGCAGCGGCTTGGACCGAATATGTAAAAACCGGTGCGGTGAGCGACACGACGAAGCCCCCCGCCGCGACCAACGTAGTCGCTCAGGAACAATTCGACAGCACGTGGCGAGTCACCTGGGACGTCAGCGCCGACTTCGAGAGCGGCCTGCAAAAATTCATCATCCTGCGAAATGGCAAAGAGATCGCTCAGCTGCCCGAAAAACCGACGGGCAAGTTCGGCCGGCCCCTCTTCCAGCCCATGAGCTATCACGACACACCAACCCCCGACGCCCGCTACGGCGCCGGTCTATCGCTGCTCGAGTTCATTGACAAGGACCTGCCGATCGTCAGCGGTGACCGCTTACCCGAATATCGCATCGTCGTGGTCAACAGCGTCGGCCTGCAATCATCCCCCAGCGAAACAGCAACCATTCGCAACAACTAA
- a CDS encoding SDR family NAD(P)-dependent oxidoreductase, which yields MKTFADSVVLITGASSGFGAEFARQLAPVAKTLILAARRTERLESLRDELARPGLTIQLYTVDLADAAATAAFLQELARGDQRVTLLINNAGLGDHGLFEDCDWPKVEQMLLVNVVALTRLTRALLPELMAARGAVLNVSSVASLLPLPTLGVYAATKAYVTSFSEALRAELRGTGVSVTALCPGPVTTEFFDVAQRAGNTDAAPAPAILKVSAQLVVATALKAVLHDRARVIPGWLTSVAMTLASCVPMFLMRLGMSPPRKKK from the coding sequence ATGAAAACTTTTGCCGATTCGGTCGTATTGATCACGGGTGCTTCTTCGGGTTTCGGTGCGGAGTTCGCGCGGCAACTCGCGCCCGTCGCGAAGACACTCATCCTTGCTGCTCGCCGTACGGAGCGATTGGAAAGCTTACGCGATGAATTGGCTCGGCCCGGGCTCACGATTCAGCTCTATACGGTCGACCTGGCCGACGCCGCTGCGACGGCAGCCTTTCTGCAAGAGCTCGCGCGGGGAGATCAGCGGGTGACGCTGCTTATCAACAACGCGGGCCTCGGCGATCACGGACTGTTTGAGGATTGTGATTGGCCGAAGGTGGAGCAGATGCTCTTGGTGAACGTCGTCGCGCTAACTCGCTTGACGCGAGCGTTGCTGCCGGAACTGATGGCTGCTCGCGGCGCGGTCCTCAATGTCAGCAGTGTCGCCAGTCTATTGCCGTTACCAACGCTGGGAGTCTATGCGGCCACCAAGGCCTATGTGACCAGCTTTTCCGAAGCCCTTCGCGCCGAACTGCGCGGCACGGGCGTTTCTGTCACCGCGCTTTGCCCCGGACCGGTAACGACGGAGTTCTTCGACGTGGCTCAGCGGGCCGGCAACACGGATGCCGCGCCTGCTCCCGCAATCCTCAAGGTTTCCGCGCAACTCGTCGTTGCAACTGCCTTGAAGGCCGTGTTGCACGATCGGGCACGCGTCATTCCCGGCTGGCTGACGTCCGTTGCGATGACACTTGCTTCCTGCGTGCCCATGTTCCTCATGCGACTCGGCATGTCGCCGCCGCGTAAAAAGAAGTAA
- a CDS encoding Kelch repeat-containing protein, protein MFARWFCLALAVCISPTFAADAFLNPMPYPPLPEAISSFGATVSGDELYVFSGHIGRIPGNSTNGLSPHFTRLKLSDKEPKWESLAMHVPSQSPGLVAWKGNVYRVGGLSFTNQTGEETAFNSLAIFAKYDSKSNTWKELAPLPEARSSLDAAVVGDKLYVVGGWNLQGASSSDSPWHEDALAFDLTKEDSKWEKIATPPFQTRALAAAAHEGKLWVMGGMKSSNGITKEVHIYDPASNSWSKGPELPGNDSLSGFAISAFATGGRLYYNGSEGIVNVLKKDGSGWESVERLVFPRSFHRLVPTGDKGLVAIAGVARGGGYLASLETINLGNDKPQPKLAEWSVEFGGQAKQSQILFLQGSSLYAFGGNKSKNPHDFSKESFVNEAYRFDLAARSVEQLPNLPAGLSSGGAFLAGPRNDQSIYVIGGIGFVGDKHQSLDTIYQYRIRSKNWTDDVQHLPGTRSMFSTASQNGTVWIFGGAEVNTGKGLTAETLTWRPDGDDPATVVKGADIPTSRRSLGAATIGDKVYVVGGLGAEVGIVGTAAAFDLKTSQWTDIASPKTARVFPNLVALNGKLYLAGGFAKVDGHFAPATTVEVYDPSTNAWEPLQSNLPLQGKQVMEYNGRLLFYGLDQEKSGLAHFALLDLTPESTVVSALQNFGGTDGEGVGDLLARLLKLDKNKDGKVTKDEVGPRFLPIIEKADANQDGVATKEEIEEYVKKSQPAPAGREGGRPMGREGGREGGRPMGREGGREGGRPMGREGGRPGREGREGARPQANP, encoded by the coding sequence ATGTTTGCGCGCTGGTTCTGCCTTGCTCTCGCCGTTTGCATCAGCCCAACCTTTGCTGCCGATGCCTTTTTGAACCCCATGCCATACCCGCCGTTGCCCGAAGCGATCAGCAGCTTTGGCGCGACGGTCAGCGGCGACGAACTGTATGTTTTCAGCGGGCACATCGGCCGCATTCCCGGCAACTCGACGAACGGCCTGTCGCCCCACTTCACCCGGTTGAAGCTGAGTGACAAAGAACCCAAGTGGGAATCGCTCGCGATGCACGTCCCGTCGCAAAGCCCCGGCCTGGTGGCTTGGAAAGGGAATGTTTATCGCGTCGGCGGTTTGAGCTTTACGAATCAAACCGGCGAGGAAACCGCATTCAACTCGCTGGCCATCTTTGCCAAGTACGACAGCAAGTCGAACACCTGGAAAGAACTCGCGCCGCTCCCTGAAGCTCGCTCGTCACTCGACGCTGCTGTGGTTGGCGACAAGTTGTATGTGGTCGGCGGTTGGAATCTGCAAGGGGCCAGCTCGTCGGACTCGCCTTGGCATGAAGACGCTCTCGCCTTCGACCTGACCAAGGAAGATAGCAAGTGGGAAAAGATCGCCACGCCGCCGTTTCAGACGCGGGCCCTCGCTGCCGCTGCTCACGAAGGAAAATTGTGGGTGATGGGGGGCATGAAGAGCAGCAACGGCATTACCAAAGAAGTTCACATTTACGATCCGGCTTCGAACAGCTGGAGCAAGGGACCGGAACTGCCGGGGAATGACAGCCTTTCGGGCTTTGCGATCTCGGCTTTTGCGACCGGCGGCCGACTGTATTACAACGGCTCGGAAGGGATCGTCAACGTTTTGAAGAAGGACGGCAGTGGTTGGGAATCGGTCGAACGGCTGGTCTTCCCGCGCAGCTTCCATCGGCTGGTTCCGACCGGCGACAAGGGGCTCGTGGCCATCGCCGGCGTGGCTCGTGGCGGCGGCTACCTCGCCAGTCTCGAGACGATTAATCTCGGCAACGACAAGCCGCAACCGAAACTGGCCGAATGGTCGGTGGAGTTCGGCGGTCAGGCCAAGCAAAGTCAGATTTTGTTCCTGCAAGGTTCGTCGCTGTATGCTTTCGGCGGCAACAAGAGCAAGAACCCGCACGACTTTTCCAAAGAGTCGTTTGTGAACGAAGCCTATCGCTTTGACCTCGCGGCTCGCAGCGTCGAGCAATTGCCTAACCTGCCAGCCGGGCTGAGTAGCGGCGGTGCGTTTCTCGCTGGTCCGCGCAATGATCAATCGATCTATGTGATCGGCGGCATCGGCTTCGTCGGCGACAAGCATCAGTCGCTCGACACGATTTATCAGTATCGCATTCGCAGCAAGAATTGGACGGATGACGTCCAGCACTTGCCTGGCACGCGGTCGATGTTCAGCACGGCTTCGCAGAACGGAACCGTCTGGATCTTTGGCGGCGCCGAAGTGAACACCGGTAAGGGACTGACGGCGGAAACACTGACTTGGAGGCCAGACGGTGACGATCCGGCCACTGTGGTGAAGGGGGCTGATATTCCTACATCGCGCCGTTCGCTGGGCGCTGCCACGATTGGCGACAAGGTGTACGTCGTCGGCGGTTTGGGGGCAGAAGTTGGCATCGTCGGCACGGCTGCGGCTTTCGATCTGAAGACCAGCCAATGGACCGATATCGCTTCGCCGAAGACGGCTCGCGTCTTCCCGAATCTTGTGGCTCTCAACGGCAAGTTGTATCTGGCCGGTGGTTTTGCCAAGGTCGACGGTCACTTCGCTCCGGCAACGACGGTTGAAGTTTATGATCCCAGCACGAATGCTTGGGAACCGCTGCAGTCGAACCTGCCGCTGCAAGGCAAGCAGGTGATGGAATACAACGGCCGGCTATTGTTCTATGGTCTCGATCAAGAGAAGTCGGGGCTGGCTCACTTCGCCCTGCTCGACCTCACACCGGAATCGACGGTCGTCTCGGCCCTGCAGAACTTTGGTGGCACCGACGGCGAAGGCGTGGGCGATTTGCTCGCTCGCTTGCTGAAGCTCGACAAGAATAAGGACGGCAAGGTCACGAAGGACGAAGTCGGCCCGCGGTTCCTGCCCATCATCGAAAAGGCCGATGCCAACCAAGATGGCGTGGCGACGAAGGAAGAGATCGAAGAATACGTGAAGAAGAGCCAACCGGCTCCGGCTGGGCGCGAAGGTGGCCGACCCATGGGCCGCGAGGGTGGACGTGAAGGCGGCCGACCGATGGGGCGTGAAGGTGGACGTGAAGGCGGCCGACCGATGGGGCGTGAAGGTGGACGTCCAGGACGCGAGGGCCGCGAAGGTGCACGTCCGCAGGCCAATCCGTAA